Proteins from one Anastrepha obliqua isolate idAnaObli1 chromosome 2, idAnaObli1_1.0, whole genome shotgun sequence genomic window:
- the LOC129237989 gene encoding probable isoaspartyl peptidase/L-asparaginase GA20639, producing MASHIYPSQISIDPIVLVHGGAGGIKDSDVPIALSAVKVAARVGYETLKCGGSVMDAVQEAVRSMEMDPQLNSGYGSVLNWEGKVEMDAAIMNGADLDAGCVSVVRDIYHPIDLARRVMEKTRHKYLSGEGAMLFAEEQNFQILDEGALVTNKSLQALEDYKNSLNATTQTRTDADCSLGLENSIPSAVLKTFLNEYGSPGTVGAVAIDEFGNLAAATSTGGMTGKMPGRVGDSPLLGAGTYADNEVGAISATGYGETIMRYNLASRILALIKFENMTANEATSQALSDMTDRFGEPAGVISIDRSGNLGINFTSPRMSWAYQRGEELHYGTDRDEDNIDIVGEPRLSALDLCV from the coding sequence ATGGCTTCCCATATTTATCCTTCTCAGATAAGCATAGACCCAATTGTTCTTGTACACGGCGGTGCAGGTGGAATCAAAGATTCCGATGTTCCAATAGCTTTGTCTGCCGTCAAAGTGGCAGCTCGTGTTGGCTATGAGACACTCAAATGCGGTGGCAGCGTCATGGATGCCGTACAGGAAGCGGTTCGTTCGATGGAGATGGATCCACAATTAAATTCCGGCTATGGTTCTGTGCTCAACTGGGAAGGCAAAGTGGAAATGGATGCAGCGATCATGAACGGCGCAGACTTGGATGCCGGTTGTGTGTCGGTAGTGCGAGACATTTATCATCCTATCGATTTGGCACGCCGTGTCATGGAGAAAACCCGTCACAAGTATCTATCCGGCGAGGGAGCAATGCTGTTCGCTGAGGAACAGAATTTCCAAATACTAGACGAAGGCGCTTTGGTAACCAACAAATCACTGCAAGCACTCGAAGACTATAAAAACAGTTTGAATGCCACAACACAGACTCGCACAGACGCAGACTGTTCACTTGGCCTAGAAAATTCAATACCGTCTGCGGTCTTGAAAACATTCCTAAACGAATACGGCTCACCTGGAACGGTGGGTGCTGTAGCGATAGATGAATTTGGAAATTTAGCAGCTGCAACGTCTACGGGTGGTATGACAGGTAAAATGCCGGGACGAGTTGGCGATTCTCCGTTATTGGGTGCTGGCACTTATGCTGATAACGAAGTGGGCGCTATCTCGGCAACTGGCTATGGCGAGACTATAATGCGTTACAATTTGGCTTCGCGCATTTTAGCTTTAATCAAATTTGAGAATATGACAGCAAACGAGGCGACCTCACAAGCCTTAAGCGATATGACAGACCGTTTTGGGGAGCCAGCCGGCGTAATAAGCATTGATAGATCTGGCAATCTGGGTATTAACTTTACATCACCTCGTATGAGTTGGGCCTACCAACGCGGCGAAGAACTACATTACGGTACTGATAGGGATGAAGATAATATCGATATAGTCGGTGAACCACGTTTGAGTGCTCTAGACTTGTGCGTTTAA